From Vitis riparia cultivar Riparia Gloire de Montpellier isolate 1030 unplaced genomic scaffold, EGFV_Vit.rip_1.0 scaffold470_pilon_pilon, whole genome shotgun sequence:
TTACCCCAAGGAGCTGATTGAGCAAAATAATTCCTTGGGAGGGACACAAAAACTCCTAACTAGTGAAGACTAGGGGAAAAAGAACCTCCTAAGCTTCATCTGTAGATGTACGTCATAAAAGGTACCACCATCTCTAACACATAGTTACTGAAACTTTGCAAAAACCTTTGGGAATCCAATGACCTTGCCCACCCAGAAAGCTCTAACAGTTGGTGAAGGATTTTGATCTGCTGCCAAGACAAAGGATCTTAGAAATTTAGCATTAACCCCCTCATACACCAAGCATCATCCGTAAGGCATATCAAACAACCTACCTAAAAGAATCCATCCCAAACCATGAACTTATGCAACCTTACTCTCATAACATTCTATCTTTTTCATCTGCAAATCTCTGAAGCCTTACCTATTAAGTATTCTTTCCTTCCTACCTTTCctctaaagaaaattaattccAGTCTTCCCAATCAACTCTAACTGGGACCAGAATGAGGaaggcaaaataaaataaaacagcaAGCTGGATAAAGTAATTCTAATTAGATTAAGCTCCCTTCCTAGACAGAAATTGCCTCTTCAATGTAGCAAGTCTCCCCTCAAAATGTCCACCATTGGTCTCAAACAGCTTTAGACTTAAAAGAAGCATTCAATGGCAAAGATGGCAATTTACCCACTTTATCCCCAAGCAATGCTGCCAAAACTGTgatactattaaaaaaaaaaaaaaaatgctgcCAAACTGTGACAATTTCCATGTTTCGATCTCACTCCTTTGCACATTCACCTTTAATCTGGAACAGATTCAACTAGGTGTGACATTTGTTATGGATGAATACTTAACTATTAAACTGTAATACATGCTTAGAATCCGGCAGAGAACTTCTTAGACCCTAGTTATTGAAGGCTTTTATAGCTTTGTAAAGAGTTTATCCACTGTATGAGGAAATATCCTTTAAGCACAGTCTATATAGTTTAACACAAACACAGGCAACATTAGTATGTCTTAATGCTGTTTTGATGGTTGGATCGACCTCTTCGCTGACTTAAAAGGGTTAGCAAAGctctaagaaaaaaatgatgtgGCATGGTAGATCCTAATCTAAGCACTCAAGTATGTTAGATGGTACTATAGGCAGACACCTCATGCATGGCCAAGTAGAATCCGTGATTCTTGAGATGACTGTACAAGAAAACTGGTTTGCttacctatataaaaaaaaaaaaaacaaaaagaaagctGGGTTGCTGGCAATTGAATTCCTTTTATGCTTCCACTTGAGAAACTGTTATGGAATAATTTACATTTCTAACTGAACTGTTACCTAGGTATGTTTTGACACCTCTTCTGGCCATGGCTGCCAATGATGTAAATGACAATCTGAGGAATGCTGCTTTTTACTAGCAAGCATTATTGTTAGCACATTTCTTTCTTGTCTGACTTTGTTTGTCTAGTAAAACTGTTCAGCATAGTTGGCTGTTATGCACATAAAATCATGGACAGAATTTTTCTGGTTGTATTGTGGCTTGTTAATTGTGAAAATCTATTGCCTAATATTGTTCCTTAAAAGAATAATCCTCAGTCTGGTTTTTATATAGAGAAGTAGTAGTGAAAATTTAATCTAACTTAAATGAATGCTTTTGAGAAATGGGTATACCATTTACCAAGTTTGGCATAATCACTACAATATCCATGGCATTAGGAGAAACCATTAGAGCAGAAGAAGTCCAACACCTAGGTTTGATGTATTTTAATGATGATActgttgaattttttatttttttttataggaaagtAAAAATCGTatcatcaatgaaagaaaaaacaggaAGGTATACATTACATGATGTATTCAAAGAAGCCAAAAGGCCAAAAAACGACCCGAAGGCACAAAAAACAGCAACTGTGCCCTACCTAGAGcctaaacaattcaaaaagTCCAACATCGATAAGGAACGATTCCCCGATAAACACTAACCCAGTCCCAAAGAATTTATTCGTTTATCTTTAACACTTGCTTAggaataatttgaaaatcacTGACTAGGACCTACAGTCCATGGCTTCTAGCATTGCTTTGAGTCCCTGTTGACATTTTCTAATTTGAGTATGAAATAAATTGGGATGGCTTAGGCATCCACATCTGTTTGaagtcaaatttttttatcatatagtTGAATATTGCATCAACTGTTATCTAGTAAtgttatttacaaaaaatagtGTGGGATATGAGAGTTTTAAATGACTAAATTGCCATTTTTCTCTTGTGTATGTTGTTTTTGTTAAGGCTATCTATTCCTTTTCTAGAAAGCAACATTTCTAGATTTCAGaggcatgtttttttttttcgtgttGTATTAAACTGTTTAAGTTGGTTCATCATGCATGCTTACTAGTAATAGTACTTTTGGTGTTACGGTTCCCTTTTTGAGTTTGTTGCAGTATTACCTGAGGACAGGGGGATGTAAGTTTGGAAAAGCTTGTAGATATAATCACACGAAGGCTAAACCTTCTGCAGTTCCAGTTCTAGAGCTCAACTTTCTTGGCCTGCCAATCCGAATGGTATTACTTATGTATCACTTTGAGAATGTAATTAGTTTCGTTAATCAATTTCTATAGAAGCAACTTCGCGCCATGATTCTTGATTCCTTACAGGGAGAGAAAGAGTGTCCCTACTACATGCGGACTGGCTCATGCAAGTATGGAGCAAACTGCAGGTTTAATCATCCTGATCCTACAGCTGCAGGGGGATATGAACCTCCTTCAGGATATGGAAATGGGGATCTGTTCCATTACAAGGTGCATCACAATCAAATATGGCATCTTGGTCTTCACCAAGAGCATTGAATGAGCCTGCTCCATTTGTGCCTATTATGTTTTCACCAACTCAAGGTGTTCCTCCCCAAATCCTGAATGGAATGGATATCAGGTATTTATGCTGCTCTTAAGTACTATAATCATGGACTAAGGGTCCTGATATTGGATTAGTCTAACAATATGAACAATTGGATTAATCTTTGTTTGGATACACTTGCtgccttttgtttttaaaataagaaaataggaATGACACctagttatttgtttttgtttttttgtaatcCCTTTTGTTTGCATtcttttagaaatatatattatcaaaattaaaagctTCCTATTCTCATTGGAAGTAGCAAAAGCTTTCCTTTCTGGTTCAGTCTAATAGAGTTTTTATTTGTCTAATACTGTATGTATCTGTGTGATTTGACCTTATCTAGTCTGTATTTATCTTGCATTGTGTGTCCGTTTTCTATTTAATCATTATAGTAAACATGGCTGTTCagttatttgaaattttagatgcatggtttattttattttattttattttatttatttttgattggaaacgccacaaagatatattaatataaaaagaagtacaagaagaaggatgagaaatcctcccaccaaagacaactaaattacaggaaaatacacataaaacaaacgaactcccactaaggaccaatcccta
This genomic window contains:
- the LOC117909927 gene encoding LOW QUALITY PROTEIN: zinc finger CCCH domain-containing protein 43-like (The sequence of the model RefSeq protein was modified relative to this genomic sequence to represent the inferred CDS: inserted 2 bases in 2 codons) — protein: MLTSNSTFGVTVPFLSLLQYYLRTGGCKFGKACRYNHTKAKPSAVPVLELNFLGLPIRMGEKECPYYMRTGSCKYGANCRFNHPDPTAAGGYEPPSGYGNXGSVPLQGASQSNMASWSSPRALNEPAPFVPIMFSPTQGVPXPNPEWNGYQAEVFFRWLKHSESF